The following are encoded in a window of Panicum virgatum strain AP13 chromosome 5N, P.virgatum_v5, whole genome shotgun sequence genomic DNA:
- the LOC120674721 gene encoding skin secretory protein xP2-like translates to MAERRSPTPTAGRGSPSPVVGGGSSALATERRSPQPATGEGVPAPTMSTGGERGGIRADGLEASACSKVDTLGAGIEGRRCAAGPKEQHGQAQHECLLRAAPLAPVKALKTGARATPHTAPQPLPVVDIVAEAAKLQVAMARGTQAAQQALAPGNGGDAGQSGAEATAPVDAAGEVGRGDADDAAWPDVEAEVCRSGADSAAHPVAEEGSGGGAQERPANQTEVETLVPEPPRAGAEGVAEELPQRAPMVEETRVLAPGEAQDVGVVAVMTAPTVTAH, encoded by the exons ATGGCGGAGCGGAGATCGCCCACGCCGACGGCGGGTCGAGGGTCACCCTCGCCGGTGGTGGGTGGAGGATCGTCTGCGCTCGCGacagagcggaggtcgccccAGCCAGCGACGGGCGAGGGGGTCCCCGCGCCCACGATGTCGacgggcggcgagcgcggaggcATCCGCGCAGATGGCCTCGAGGCCTCAGCCTGCTCCAAGGTTGACACCCTCGGAGCAGGCATCGAGGGGCGTCggtgtgccgcgggcccgaaggagcagcacgggcaagcgcagcatgagtGCCTG CTCCGGGCCGCCCCGCTCGCGCCGGTcaaagccctcaagaccggagcacgcgccacgccgcacacgGCACCGCAACCTCTGCCCGTCGTAGAtatcgtggcggaggccgcgaagctgcaGGTGGCGATGGCTCGAGGGACTCAAGCGGCGCAACAGGCTCTAGCGCCGGGGAATGGGGGCGACGCTGGCCAGAGCGGAGCCGAAGCAACCGCTCCGGTCGATGCCGCAGGAGAGGTCGGCCGGGGCGATGCAGACGATGCCGCCTGGCCGGACGTCGAAGCTGAGGTCTGTCGGAGCGGCGCGGATAGCGCTGCCCATCCAGTCGCAGAGGAAGGATCTGGTGGGGGTGCACAGGAGCGCCCCGCCAACCAGAcggaggtggagaccctcgtccccgagcccccgagggctggggcCGAGGGAGTCGCAGAGGAGTTGCCGCAGAGGGCACCGATGGTGGAGGAAACCCGCGTCTTGGCGCCCGGAGAGGCCCAGGATGTGGGTGTCGTTGCGGTAATGACGGCGCCGACGGTGACGGCGCACTAG
- the LOC120673353 gene encoding uncharacterized protein LOC120673353 — MSGSARSSSQSPPGTDAGVGHRGQPVGGDGTCGSEERKPLHRTDPANSTSLHTSSSRSCKSTLGGSTPMLFKTCTGRKMCRSLASFGSGEEMKLHFTINKGKDGQYNKNNDSAGRGVD; from the exons ATGAGCGGATCCGCCCGCTCCTCATCGCAATCCCCTCCAGGCACGGACGCCGGCGTCGGCCACCGAGGTCAACCCGTCGGCGGCGACGGGACATGCGGGAG TGAAGAACGCAAACCTCTGCATCGAACGGACCCTGCAAACTCAACCTCTTTACACACGAGCTCTTCCAG GTCTTGCAAAAGCACCTTGGGAGGTAGTACTCCCATGCTGTTCAAGACATGTACAG GTAGGAAAATGTGTAGAAGCTTGGCTTCTTTCGGATCCGGTGAAGAAATGAAGCTCCATTTTACCATTAATAAAGGTAAAGACGGCCAGTACAACAAAAATAACGACAGTGCAGGAAGGGGTGTGGATTGA
- the LOC120673352 gene encoding uncharacterized protein LOC120673352 — MQDPNSDDFSATKLHKKKVVYRLLPSGMLKGEPELLRREGPHSSGMVHKPPKRSLKSECPATPPSDRGTPDSLLDSGPTDEYRALRRKYMMLEEENFALDQELSMEDEEIKALEEEKLAFLDELVVLEGLVEPSQLQSHRRP, encoded by the coding sequence ATGCAAGACCCTAACAGCGACGATTTCTCTGCCACAAAGCTGCACAAGAAGAAGGTTGTATACCGGCTGCTTCCATCTGGCATGCTGAAGGGTGAACCTGAACTGCTGCGTAGAGAGGGTCCGCATTCATCAGGCATGGTCCATAAGCCACCCAAAAGAAGCTTGAAGAGTGAGTGCCCTGCCACACCTCCATCTGACAGAGGGACTCCTGATTCCCTGCTGGACTCCGGTCCTACTGATGAATACCGTGCTTTGCGGAGGAAATACATGATGCTGGAGGAAGAGAACTTTGCCCTGGACCAAGAACTGAGCATGGAAGATGAGGAAATCAAGGCACTTGAGGAGGAAAAGCTTGCGTTTCTTGATGAGCTCGTTGTATTGGAAGGCCTTGTTGAGCCGTCGCAGCTGCAGTCTCACCGTAGGCCATGA